The sequence GCCGGACGGCTGGCCTATACTGGTCGCGCCGCAGCCGAGCCCGAGCCTGTCAGCTAGTCCCGGCCGCAGCCGAGGCGGACCGCGTTGCCTTCACGAAACACTGCGTGTTGGCAGTCGCCGCATGCGTGACGCGTTCAACTCGCTTCCACGCGCAGAGCGGAGCGAGGCGGCCTGGTTCCATGTGCGGCCTTAGTCGAACCTCAAGCCAGGAAGGTTCAATCGGCGCGGGCCTTCGTTTTTTGGGAACTCGATGCTGTCAGCCATTCGACATTGTCCCCGTTCGTCGATGTGATAGCCTTCACAGGCGATTGCTTTTGGCAGTCGTAGAGTGGGGCCGCCTCTCGTCGCGCGTGGAGTCCCCGCAATGGGCGAAATTCGCAACTTCAGATCCGGAAATCAGGACGGGCAGCCTCCACACGGCCCCATGCCTCGTCGTCTCGCGGCGATCATTGTCGGCGACATCGCTTCCTACAGTCGCATCATGCAGGCCGACGAGGAGGGAACGCATGTCCGCGTCAAGCGGATCGAGCGGGATATCATCCAGCCCAGCATCGTCGAGCATCATGGCACGCTGGTGAAGACGACGGGCGACGGCTTTATCGCCATCTTCGATAGCCCGGTCGAGGCCGTTCGATGCAGCATCGTCATCCAGCAGAATCTCATCGGCCGCAACGCCCCGCTTCCCAAGCATTCACGGCTCGAATACCGGATTGGCGTCAATCTCGGCGACGTCATCGTGGAGCCGGACGACGTCTACGGCGACGGCGTCAACATCGCCACACGCATCGAAGGCATCGCGGAGCCCGGTCAGGTCTATATCTCGGGTGCGATCTACGAGCAGATCAAGCACAAGGTCGTATGCGGCTATGAATCGCTCGGGGACCGCAAGGTCAAGAACATCACCGATCCGGTGCGCGTCTATCGCGTGCTGCCGGACGCAGACGCAGTCGGCAGGACGCGCGGCCGGCGCGAGAACATCCTGCTCTTTCTTCTGATCATGGCATTGCTGGTGATTGCCGGCTACGTGCTTTGGTACGTGCTGGTGCAGCACCGCAGCCAGGTGGGGCAACAGGCTGCCGCTCCTCCGGTCGCGGTGCCGTCAGCTTCGCCGATGCCGCAATCCGTTCCGTCGCTACCGAGCCCGGCGGTACCGGCGCCTCAAGCCGCACCCGCGGCTTCGCCGTTGCCCACAACGACGCCATCGCCCGCAGCATCGCCTTCACCATCTCCGGCATCCGCTCCATCGGTGACGGCGGTCCAAGAACCCGAGATGATCGCCATTCGCGGCGGCAGCTTCGCCATGGGAAGCAATGACGATCCGACGGAACGCCCGGTCCACCAGGTCACGATCAAGCCGTTCTCGATCGGCAAATATCCGGTGACCGTGCAGGAGTGGAACGAATGCGCCGCTGCAAAGGCGTGCTCCTTCACGGCCACCGGCAAAGACGACGCGCCCGTCAGCAATGTGAGCTGGACCGACGCGCAACAATATGTGGCGTATCTCTCCCAGGCGACGAAGAAGCCGTATCGGCTTCCGAGCGAAGCCGAATGGGAGTACGCGGCGCGCGGCGGAACGCAGAGCAAGTATTGGTGGGGTGACAAGCTTCAGCCGGGCATGGCCGGCTGCAAGGATTGCGGCAACCTCGCCAGCGAGCAGCCGGCGAAGGTCGGCAGCTTCAAGCCAAACCCGTTCGGCCTGTACGACATGGGCGGCGGGATCGACCAGTGGGTCGAGGATTGCTGGCACAAGAGCTATCAAGGCGCGCCCGGCGACGGCTCGGCATGGACCGGCGCCGACTGCTCCTCGCACGTGCTGCGCTCAGGCTCTTGGAAGAACGATTCCCGATATGTGCGGCCATCCAACCGCGATGGTTACGACACCAATGTCCGTTATCCCACGCATGGATTCCGCGTCGCGCTCAGTCCGTAAGTGCTGGAGGGGATTTGATGAAGATCATTTTTTGCGCCGCATTGGCGGCGGCGATCGCATTGCCTTCCGGCGGAGCCTACGCGCAAGGCAAGACCGCGCCCAAGGACGCCAAGCTCTATTTCATCAGCCCGCGTGACGGGCAGAAGGTTCGCGGTGCATTCTGGGTCCGGTTCGGCTTGCGCAACATGGGCGTGACGCATGCCGGCGACGACTACCAGAACGCCGGCCATCATCATTTGCTGGTCGACGTGAACGATCCCATCGATCCCAAGGAGCCAATTCCGCAGGACAAGTCGCATCTGCACTTCGGCGCCGGGCAGACCGAAACCCAGCTCGAACTTGCACCCGGAACGCACACGCTGCAACTGGTGCTCGGCGACGCCAAGCACTATCCGTTCGAGCCGCCCATCGTGTCCGAGAAGATCACCATACGCGTCAGGCAACCAGTTGCCGGCAAGTGATCAGCGCAGGCTGGCGTTGATCTTGTCCAGCACCGCCGAGCCCGGGCAGAGCGTGTCCGCTTCCAGCGTGTTGAGCGGGGTCTCGATCGTGTTGAGGTGCTCGTGCAGGTCCTCCGCGTCGGGGTCGACATAGAGCAGGCCGGTGACGATCTGGCCCTTGGCGGCGTGTTTCGCGAGGAAGGTCTGAGCGCCGAGACGATCGTGCGGATCGTAGTCCGCGTCGATCTTGCGCAGCGCGATCTTGCTGCCGTCATGCTGCTCGACCACCTGCACCGTGCCCGGCGCG is a genomic window of Bradyrhizobium sp. CB1717 containing:
- a CDS encoding SUMF1/EgtB/PvdO family nonheme iron enzyme, which codes for MGEIRNFRSGNQDGQPPHGPMPRRLAAIIVGDIASYSRIMQADEEGTHVRVKRIERDIIQPSIVEHHGTLVKTTGDGFIAIFDSPVEAVRCSIVIQQNLIGRNAPLPKHSRLEYRIGVNLGDVIVEPDDVYGDGVNIATRIEGIAEPGQVYISGAIYEQIKHKVVCGYESLGDRKVKNITDPVRVYRVLPDADAVGRTRGRRENILLFLLIMALLVIAGYVLWYVLVQHRSQVGQQAAAPPVAVPSASPMPQSVPSLPSPAVPAPQAAPAASPLPTTTPSPAASPSPSPASAPSVTAVQEPEMIAIRGGSFAMGSNDDPTERPVHQVTIKPFSIGKYPVTVQEWNECAAAKACSFTATGKDDAPVSNVSWTDAQQYVAYLSQATKKPYRLPSEAEWEYAARGGTQSKYWWGDKLQPGMAGCKDCGNLASEQPAKVGSFKPNPFGLYDMGGGIDQWVEDCWHKSYQGAPGDGSAWTGADCSSHVLRSGSWKNDSRYVRPSNRDGYDTNVRYPTHGFRVALSP
- a CDS encoding DUF4399 domain-containing protein gives rise to the protein MKIIFCAALAAAIALPSGGAYAQGKTAPKDAKLYFISPRDGQKVRGAFWVRFGLRNMGVTHAGDDYQNAGHHHLLVDVNDPIDPKEPIPQDKSHLHFGAGQTETQLELAPGTHTLQLVLGDAKHYPFEPPIVSEKITIRVRQPVAGK